The Streptomyces sp. NBC_00286 nucleotide sequence GCCGGCAACAACGAGTAGGTCGCCGGCCGCTCCCGGCTGGGCGCCTTACGCACGGTCCTCACCGTCAAATCGTCCCATTGAAGCCACGGATCGGTACAGGTCCGCAGCTTCAGACGCGGCCAGACTGATGGTATGACCGAAAAACTGTCTCAGACGCGTACCGAGCGGGAGTACATCCCGGGCTTGGGCAAGCACTTCCTGACGCCGCTGTACGACGTGGCGCATCACGTGTTCGGGCTGCGCCCGATCCACCAGGAGATGATCACGCTGGCAGAGCTGCGGGACGGCCACCAGGTGCTGGACGTCGGCTGCGGCACCGGGAACCTGCTGCGGGCGACCGGTCGGCGGCACCGGAACGTGGACCTCGTCGGGCTTGACCCTGATCCGAAGGCATTGGCCCGCGCCGGGCGCAAGGCGCGGCGGGCCGGCCTCACCGTACGGTTGGACCGCGGGTTCGCCCAGGAACTGCCCTATGACGACGGCTCGTTCGACCGAGTCTTCTCCAGCCTGATGCTGCACCACCTGGACAGCACGTCGAAGGACGCGCTGCTGGCCGAAGTGCGCCGGGTGCTACGGCCCGACGGGCTGCTGGTCCTGGCCGACGCGGTGCTCGACGAGCACGGGCACGACCACCGGCACGGCCGAGGGCGCCGTCAGACCGGTATGCGCGGCCGGATGCGCGAACAACTGCGCGACAACGCCGCCGACGCCGTGTCGCAACGGATAGCCGAAGCCGGCTTCACCGTGGAGCCGACCCGCACCATGGCACTGCGGATCGGCGGACGAGTCGGCATCGAACTGGCCCACCCAAGCGGGTCGGCCCAGAAATAGCCCTGGTCCAGACGGCCGGCAAGCGTACGTCAGACGGTGACGTCAGCCGCCGGATCCGGCACCGCCATGGCCCAGTTCCCCATGGCGTCCAGGACGTCGCGCAGCCCCTCGCCGAGAGGGGTGAGCGCGTACTCGACGCGCGGCGGGATCTCCGCGTAGATCGTGCGGGTCACGATGCCGTGCCGTTCGAACTGGCGCAGTCGGCTGGTCAGGGTGTGCGGGCTGATGCCGGGCAGGGCCTGGCGCAGTTC carries:
- a CDS encoding class I SAM-dependent methyltransferase: MTEKLSQTRTEREYIPGLGKHFLTPLYDVAHHVFGLRPIHQEMITLAELRDGHQVLDVGCGTGNLLRATGRRHRNVDLVGLDPDPKALARAGRKARRAGLTVRLDRGFAQELPYDDGSFDRVFSSLMLHHLDSTSKDALLAEVRRVLRPDGLLVLADAVLDEHGHDHRHGRGRRQTGMRGRMREQLRDNAADAVSQRIAEAGFTVEPTRTMALRIGGRVGIELAHPSGSAQK
- a CDS encoding winged helix-turn-helix transcriptional regulator, which gives rise to MTDPCLPECGVARFLTLLNGPWATLIVRELLHGPHRFTELRQALPGISPHTLTSRLRQFERHGIVTRTIYAEIPPRVEYALTPLGEGLRDVLDAMGNWAMAVPDPAADVTV